From a region of the Geothrix sp. 21YS21S-2 genome:
- a CDS encoding DEAD/DEAH box helicase, with protein sequence MPVLWVSDFDLDKLQSLPEALLMAMGAIGQASARAHLAQTLVRSRVAPQAEPWIANPAAMTPMLSLLREAGLAQEEHKGFWSVAEAAREAVCRRAHRKGLLKPLSVAGQCSYDAGKVLLDTLGRDLAAFRLAFLEGRTEDWLTAQEKVRAAHRAALAFRDPLALICSRPFDAAWFEALPPAQQSHGAWALLHDQTVHHHANEPFRAWLEARSRTRPSPLGPMLEYLVMEGRVEEARTLLDKLQPKQRALVPIALLEAAMNLVQGQTAAAAGGFETVLAALGQGSRRKAVHLPGLMDIFCFLAFVGRGDDTGLRMAAERLELLGRRQPGDPLSTVAEPLQRLLLHRTGLPLREELPPRVRPAGVMRFVDVLCGYLCEARIAPAALEGAQQELAGLPLGLFARELEEMGRRSRGALSTGRFPFLDLVQHSESWEKALEDLHGLVKPMASQRPGRLAWWVWRNAEGKAPFIIEPREQRLDARGQWTRGKAISMKRLKEESRAYDFLLPQDQAVIACVREGWKGFELNLDGALQALVGHPLVFWTEGEVDQASRVEVVAGQPELRVTRKGQVLELRLEPPLEEGDVMVVNDGLFRVRVITVTSAHRKLEGIVGHGLQVPLAAEAQVLKALRAVAPMVTIHSDVAVKDEAARKAGMAKVDGDPGIQLLLMPFHQGLKAQLRVEPLKGGGYYPPGQGGSNLMVEHQGATRLVARDLQAETAAAEALLEALPTLPLEEGRSEWMIDDPESCMTLLLELENAKGLAAVQWPEGGRLSPPRTIGMDAMSLRLKRHGTWFDAEGELKLDEGRVASLQELLQASEKPGARFVKLGDGRVYALAETFRRRLDDLRALGEVQGGALRLPGLGALALEGLAGELGEFKADKAWTGLLERLHGAMGLEPAVPGGLQAELRPYQTEGCHWMLRLAEAGLGACLADDMGLGKTVQTLAMLLARAGAGPGLVVAPTSVCSNWEAEAQKFAPQLNVKRFGEGDREASLKGAGPYDLFICTYGLLSLEAERLQRIPWATAVLDEGQNIKNAFTKRSQAVMDLQAGFRVLLSGTPVENHLAELWNLFNFLNPGLLGSLDQFRKRFQEPIERDQDAEAVSRLRRIVSPFLLRRTKAQVLTELPARTEIVLALEPSEAEMAFLEALRRQSLEALDGTPGQTMQVLASLMRLRRACCNVSLVQDNADIPSSKLEAFLDLVDELRENGHRALVFSQFVDHLGLLRAALDARGVSYQYLDGSTPAKKRSAAVKAFQAGEGELFLISLKAGGTGLNLTGADYVIHMDPWWNPAVEDQASDRAHRIGQTRPVTVYRLVLKGTVEEKILRLHEQKRQLAEDLLSGTAVAAQLDAAALLALLKDA encoded by the coding sequence ATGCCAGTTCTTTGGGTTTCCGATTTCGACCTGGACAAGCTCCAGTCCCTTCCTGAGGCGCTCCTGATGGCCATGGGCGCCATCGGCCAGGCCTCGGCCCGGGCCCATCTGGCCCAGACCCTCGTGCGCAGCCGCGTGGCTCCCCAGGCCGAGCCGTGGATCGCCAACCCCGCGGCCATGACGCCCATGCTCAGCCTCCTGCGGGAGGCGGGCCTCGCCCAGGAGGAGCACAAGGGCTTCTGGTCCGTGGCCGAGGCCGCCCGGGAGGCGGTGTGCCGCCGGGCCCACCGCAAGGGCCTGCTCAAGCCCCTCTCCGTGGCCGGGCAGTGCTCGTACGACGCCGGCAAGGTCCTCCTGGACACCCTCGGACGGGACCTGGCGGCGTTCCGCCTGGCCTTCCTGGAGGGGCGCACCGAGGACTGGCTGACGGCCCAGGAGAAGGTCCGCGCCGCCCACCGGGCCGCGCTGGCCTTCCGGGACCCCCTGGCCCTCATCTGCTCCCGCCCCTTCGACGCGGCCTGGTTCGAGGCCCTGCCTCCGGCCCAGCAGAGCCACGGCGCCTGGGCCCTCCTGCACGACCAGACCGTGCACCACCACGCCAACGAGCCCTTCCGGGCCTGGCTGGAGGCCCGGAGCCGCACCCGGCCCAGCCCCCTGGGACCCATGCTGGAGTACCTGGTCATGGAAGGGCGGGTGGAGGAGGCCCGGACCCTGCTGGACAAGCTCCAGCCCAAGCAGCGCGCCCTGGTCCCCATCGCCCTGCTGGAGGCCGCCATGAACCTCGTCCAGGGCCAGACCGCGGCCGCCGCCGGCGGCTTCGAGACCGTCCTGGCCGCGCTCGGCCAGGGCAGCCGGCGCAAGGCGGTCCACCTGCCCGGGCTCATGGACATCTTCTGCTTCCTGGCCTTCGTGGGACGGGGGGACGACACCGGCCTGCGCATGGCCGCCGAGCGGCTGGAGCTCCTGGGCCGGCGCCAGCCCGGGGATCCCCTCAGCACCGTGGCCGAGCCCCTGCAGCGGCTCCTCCTCCACCGCACCGGCCTGCCCCTGCGCGAGGAACTCCCGCCCCGGGTCCGCCCCGCGGGGGTCATGCGGTTCGTGGACGTGCTCTGCGGCTACCTGTGCGAGGCCCGGATCGCCCCGGCCGCGCTCGAAGGCGCCCAGCAGGAGCTGGCCGGCCTGCCCCTGGGCCTGTTCGCCCGCGAGCTGGAGGAGATGGGCCGCCGCAGCCGCGGCGCGCTCTCCACGGGACGCTTCCCCTTCCTGGACCTGGTGCAGCACAGCGAGAGCTGGGAGAAGGCCCTGGAGGACCTGCACGGCCTGGTCAAGCCCATGGCCAGCCAGCGCCCCGGGCGCCTGGCCTGGTGGGTGTGGCGCAACGCCGAAGGCAAGGCCCCCTTCATCATCGAGCCCCGGGAGCAGCGCCTGGACGCGCGCGGCCAGTGGACCCGCGGCAAGGCCATCTCCATGAAGCGGCTCAAGGAGGAGAGCCGCGCCTACGACTTCCTCCTGCCCCAGGACCAGGCCGTCATCGCCTGCGTGCGCGAGGGCTGGAAGGGCTTCGAACTCAACCTGGACGGGGCCCTGCAGGCCCTGGTGGGCCACCCCCTGGTGTTCTGGACCGAAGGCGAGGTGGACCAGGCCTCGCGGGTGGAGGTCGTGGCCGGCCAGCCCGAGCTGCGCGTGACCCGCAAGGGGCAGGTGCTGGAGCTGCGCCTGGAGCCGCCCCTCGAGGAGGGCGACGTGATGGTGGTGAACGACGGGCTCTTCCGGGTGCGGGTCATCACCGTGACGTCCGCCCACCGCAAGCTCGAGGGCATCGTGGGCCACGGCCTCCAGGTGCCCCTGGCCGCCGAGGCCCAGGTGCTCAAGGCCCTGCGCGCCGTGGCCCCCATGGTGACCATCCACTCCGACGTGGCCGTCAAGGACGAGGCCGCCCGCAAGGCCGGCATGGCCAAGGTGGACGGCGACCCCGGCATCCAGCTCCTGCTCATGCCCTTCCACCAGGGCCTCAAGGCCCAGCTGCGCGTGGAGCCCCTGAAGGGGGGCGGCTACTACCCCCCGGGCCAGGGCGGCTCCAACCTCATGGTCGAGCACCAGGGCGCCACCCGCCTGGTGGCGCGCGACCTCCAGGCCGAGACCGCGGCGGCCGAGGCCCTGCTGGAGGCCCTGCCCACCCTGCCCCTGGAGGAGGGGCGCTCGGAGTGGATGATCGACGATCCCGAAAGCTGCATGACCCTCCTGCTGGAGCTGGAGAACGCCAAGGGCCTGGCCGCGGTGCAGTGGCCCGAGGGCGGGCGCCTCAGCCCGCCCCGCACCATCGGCATGGACGCCATGAGCCTGCGCCTGAAGCGCCACGGCACCTGGTTCGACGCCGAGGGGGAGCTCAAGCTGGACGAGGGCCGCGTGGCCAGCCTCCAGGAGCTCCTGCAGGCCTCGGAGAAGCCCGGGGCCCGCTTCGTGAAGCTGGGCGACGGCCGCGTCTACGCCCTGGCCGAGACCTTCCGCCGGCGCCTGGACGACCTGCGCGCCCTGGGCGAGGTGCAGGGCGGCGCCCTGCGGCTGCCCGGCCTGGGCGCCCTGGCCCTGGAGGGCCTGGCCGGCGAGTTGGGCGAGTTCAAGGCCGACAAGGCCTGGACGGGGCTCCTGGAGCGGCTCCACGGGGCCATGGGCCTGGAGCCCGCGGTCCCCGGGGGCCTCCAGGCCGAGCTCCGCCCCTACCAGACCGAAGGCTGTCACTGGATGCTGCGCCTGGCCGAGGCGGGCCTGGGGGCCTGCCTCGCCGACGACATGGGCCTGGGCAAGACCGTCCAGACCCTGGCCATGCTCCTCGCCCGGGCCGGGGCCGGCCCCGGCCTGGTCGTCGCCCCCACCAGCGTCTGCTCCAACTGGGAGGCCGAGGCGCAGAAGTTCGCGCCCCAGCTCAACGTGAAGCGCTTCGGGGAAGGGGACCGGGAGGCCTCCCTCAAGGGCGCCGGCCCCTACGACCTCTTCATCTGCACCTACGGCCTGCTCTCGCTCGAGGCCGAGCGGCTCCAGCGCATCCCCTGGGCCACCGCCGTGCTGGACGAGGGCCAGAACATCAAGAACGCCTTCACCAAGCGCAGCCAGGCCGTCATGGACCTCCAGGCCGGCTTCCGGGTGCTCCTGTCGGGCACGCCCGTGGAGAACCACCTGGCCGAGCTGTGGAACCTCTTCAACTTCCTCAACCCCGGCCTGCTGGGGTCCCTGGACCAGTTCCGCAAGCGGTTCCAGGAGCCCATCGAGCGGGACCAGGACGCCGAGGCGGTCTCGCGCCTGCGGCGCATCGTCAGCCCCTTCCTCCTGCGCCGCACCAAGGCCCAGGTGCTCACGGAGCTGCCGGCCCGCACCGAGATCGTGCTGGCCCTGGAGCCGTCGGAGGCCGAGATGGCCTTCCTGGAGGCCCTGCGCCGCCAGAGCCTGGAGGCCCTGGACGGAACCCCCGGCCAGACCATGCAGGTGCTGGCCTCCCTCATGCGCCTGCGCCGCGCCTGCTGCAACGTGTCCCTGGTGCAGGACAACGCCGACATCCCCTCCTCCAAGCTGGAGGCCTTCCTGGACCTGGTGGACGAGCTGCGCGAGAACGGCCACCGGGCCCTGGTCTTCAGCCAGTTCGTGGACCACCTGGGCCTGCTGCGCGCGGCCCTGGACGCCCGCGGCGTCAGCTACCAGTACCTGGACGGCTCCACCCCCGCCAAGAAGCGCAGCGCCGCCGTCAAGGCCTTCCAGGCCGGGGAGGGGGAGCTCTTCCTCATCAGCCTCAAGGCCGGCGGCACCGGGCTCAACCTCACGGGCGCCGACTACGTCATCCACATGGACCCCTGGTGGAACCCCGCCGTGGAGGACCAGGCCTCGGACCGCGCCCACCGCATCGGCCAGACCCGGCCCGTGACGGTGTACCGCCTCGTCCTCAAGGGCACCGTGGAGGAGAAGATCCTCAGGCTCCACGAACAGAAGCGGCAGCTCGCCGAGGACCTCCTCAGCGGCACCGCCGTCGCCGCCCAGCTCGACGCCGCCGCGCTGCTGGCCCTCCTGAAGGACGCCTGA
- a CDS encoding winged helix-turn-helix domain-containing protein, which produces MYPLPRSTLRRFLFDGFEADARTGELRRSGERVPLQDVPFRFLVAVLERPGELVTREELRQRIWPSGVNLDFESALDTAARKVRQALGDTARPHLYLETLPGKGYRFTGKVAAEADPPETTLRQRLAVTPGIRIEARPKRRPRWLLPAALAAAACLLMLKTWEPARPGGRSPSLVVLPAKVLGSADSAFLGDGIPDTLSTYLAGVRGLETRMPPSGSQVAAVQGDLGRVAAAYQVEYLVIPTVLEEDGHLRLDLKLAEAGTRKVRWAGQFEGTRATYNGLLREAAQGLAGFLKPGWDATGGMGLAAFRSEVALALREGKYFQARYDATGEAANFDRALAAFRRAQALEPASAVLMAEIGGLFGTQFFDTRDPKAAAEAARWTDRALALDPRCGQAWGVRVWIETNRTKVDPEAALEAVFKAVRFAPEDARTYIQLGSVAPTASFQAACGRRAMALDPLNTLGYAWDAMCLGQLGREGEALGVLDRAIPLEARPGFCTWLRFWCLFRAGRTGEAKAAYTEASWAGASRLMKHLLEEDPAGGRDLARRMLGRWQRREAGSMDLANRTLFIAPLLLRLGLTEEAQGIFSRSAESGLAAGYDWLLAAPELGPLRGDPRFDRTLEVARTYARSFLAKAQAARAQGEFPAHLEPDLAALAELLGTAAEAPRPKTSGAKTAGRG; this is translated from the coding sequence ATGTACCCACTCCCTCGGTCCACCCTCCGGCGCTTCCTTTTCGACGGCTTCGAGGCCGACGCAAGGACGGGTGAACTGCGGCGCAGCGGCGAGCGGGTCCCCCTCCAGGACGTGCCCTTCCGCTTCCTCGTGGCGGTGCTGGAGCGGCCGGGCGAACTGGTGACCCGCGAAGAGCTCCGGCAGCGGATCTGGCCCAGCGGCGTGAACCTCGATTTCGAAAGCGCCCTGGACACGGCCGCCCGGAAAGTGCGCCAGGCCCTCGGCGATACCGCCCGGCCCCACCTGTACCTGGAGACCCTGCCCGGCAAGGGCTACCGCTTCACCGGCAAGGTGGCGGCGGAGGCCGACCCGCCAGAGACCACCCTCCGCCAGCGTCTGGCGGTCACCCCGGGGATCCGCATCGAGGCCCGGCCGAAGCGCCGGCCCCGATGGCTCCTTCCCGCCGCCCTGGCCGCGGCGGCTTGCCTGCTCATGCTGAAGACCTGGGAACCGGCCCGCCCCGGGGGCCGGAGCCCCAGCCTGGTGGTCCTGCCCGCCAAGGTGCTCGGAAGCGCCGATTCCGCGTTCCTGGGCGACGGCATCCCCGACACGCTCTCCACCTACCTGGCGGGGGTCCGGGGCCTGGAAACCCGGATGCCCCCCAGCGGCTCCCAGGTCGCTGCCGTGCAGGGGGACCTGGGGCGGGTGGCGGCGGCCTACCAGGTGGAATACCTGGTGATTCCCACGGTGCTGGAGGAGGACGGGCACCTCCGGCTGGACCTGAAGCTGGCCGAGGCGGGAACCCGGAAGGTGCGGTGGGCCGGGCAGTTCGAGGGGACCCGCGCCACCTACAACGGGCTGCTGAGAGAGGCCGCCCAGGGTCTGGCCGGGTTCCTGAAGCCGGGCTGGGACGCCACGGGAGGCATGGGCCTGGCCGCCTTCCGCTCCGAGGTGGCACTGGCCCTGCGGGAGGGCAAGTACTTCCAGGCCCGCTACGACGCGACCGGCGAAGCCGCGAATTTCGACCGGGCCCTGGCCGCGTTCCGCAGGGCCCAGGCCCTGGAACCGGCCAGCGCGGTGCTGATGGCCGAGATCGGGGGCCTGTTCGGAACCCAGTTCTTCGATACCCGCGACCCCAAGGCCGCCGCCGAAGCGGCGCGCTGGACGGACCGGGCCCTGGCCCTGGACCCCCGGTGCGGACAGGCCTGGGGGGTGCGGGTCTGGATCGAGACCAACCGCACGAAAGTCGACCCGGAGGCCGCCCTGGAGGCCGTGTTCAAGGCGGTCAGGTTCGCGCCGGAAGACGCCCGGACCTATATCCAGCTTGGCTCCGTCGCGCCCACCGCCTCCTTCCAGGCGGCCTGCGGCCGCCGCGCCATGGCCCTGGACCCCCTGAACACCCTGGGCTACGCCTGGGACGCCATGTGCCTGGGCCAGCTGGGCCGGGAAGGGGAGGCCCTGGGGGTCCTGGACCGGGCGATCCCCCTGGAGGCCCGGCCCGGATTCTGCACCTGGCTCAGGTTCTGGTGCCTGTTCCGGGCGGGACGCACCGGGGAGGCGAAGGCGGCCTATACGGAGGCATCCTGGGCCGGAGCCTCCCGGCTCATGAAGCACCTGCTGGAGGAGGACCCGGCCGGGGGCAGGGACCTGGCCCGCAGGATGCTCGGCCGGTGGCAGCGCCGGGAGGCCGGCTCCATGGACCTGGCGAACCGCACCCTCTTCATCGCCCCCCTCCTGCTGAGGCTGGGCCTGACCGAGGAGGCCCAGGGGATCTTCTCCCGTTCCGCGGAGTCCGGCCTCGCGGCCGGCTACGACTGGCTCCTGGCGGCCCCCGAACTGGGACCCCTGCGGGGGGATCCCCGGTTCGACCGGACCCTCGAGGTTGCGCGCACCTACGCCCGGAGCTTCCTGGCCAAGGCCCAGGCGGCCCGGGCCCAGGGGGAGTTCCCCGCCCACCTGGAACCCGACCTGGCCGCGCTCGCGGAGCTCCTCGGGACGGCGGCGGAGGCCCCCCGGCCGAAAACTTCCGGCGCCAAAACTGCAGGAAGGGGTTAA
- a CDS encoding TIM-barrel domain-containing protein, producing MVRTFLLALLLVQVLWAGPVRTRAAGLAGPGIALFLPEGLEPAPSPSLLRAPRIGAPLPRAWKLRPAFGAGGGRSTAHLDCGPGVDLYGTGEVTGPLRRNGSRIRLWNTDNYGYGKDGGRRLYQSHPWVLGVRRDGTSFGVLFDSSWKAELSCEEGVTFSCQGPAFPVLVIERPGPLAVLAALGDLTGRMELPPLWALGYQQCRYSYEPEARVREVAREFRSRGIPCDVLWLDIDYMDGYRVFTFDPAKFPDPARLNADLHGQGFRTVWMIDPGVKADSGYAVFRSGAGGWVKTASGEDFQGDVWPGACVFPDFTRPSVRAWWAGLYGPFLAQGVDGVWNDMNEPAVFGTPDGTMPEDNRHAGGDGLPAGPHRQYHNLYGNLMAQATREGLLAARPGLRPFVLSRAQFLGGQRHAATWTGDNTSTERDLLQSIPMTLNLGLSGQPFNGPDLGGYAGRATADLWARWSAVGAFFPFCRGHAAKGPQDKEPWAFGESAERTARIALLRRYRLLPYLYTCFEEASRTGVPVMRPLFLADPGNPALRSEERAFMIGPDLLVVPAWAQDAPKPRGAWIPLALVEGEAGDPLQARLFLRAGAILPLGPEILTTRDAPEGATTLLVALDARGRATGRIYADAGDGFSYRTGDFRLATYEARRKGRGVGLRLAVVRGGRPPAARPPRVVLLH from the coding sequence GTGGTCCGGACCTTCCTGCTGGCCCTCCTGCTGGTCCAGGTCCTCTGGGCGGGTCCGGTTCGCACCCGCGCCGCGGGGCTGGCCGGGCCGGGGATCGCGCTGTTCCTGCCCGAGGGGCTGGAGCCCGCGCCCTCCCCCAGCCTCCTCCGGGCGCCGCGCATCGGGGCGCCGCTGCCCCGGGCCTGGAAGCTCCGGCCCGCCTTCGGCGCCGGCGGCGGTCGTTCCACCGCCCACCTCGACTGCGGACCCGGCGTGGACCTCTACGGCACGGGCGAGGTCACCGGCCCCCTGCGGCGCAACGGCTCCCGGATCCGGCTCTGGAACACCGACAACTACGGCTACGGCAAGGACGGAGGCCGGCGCCTCTACCAGAGCCACCCCTGGGTGCTGGGCGTGCGGCGCGACGGCACTTCCTTCGGCGTCCTCTTCGATTCCAGCTGGAAGGCCGAGCTCAGCTGCGAGGAGGGCGTCACCTTCTCCTGCCAGGGCCCCGCCTTCCCCGTCCTGGTCATCGAACGCCCCGGCCCGCTGGCGGTGCTGGCGGCCCTCGGGGACCTCACCGGCCGCATGGAACTGCCGCCCCTGTGGGCCCTGGGCTACCAGCAGTGCCGCTATTCCTACGAGCCCGAGGCGCGGGTGCGCGAAGTGGCCCGGGAGTTCCGGTCGCGGGGCATCCCCTGCGACGTCCTCTGGCTGGACATCGACTACATGGACGGATACCGCGTCTTCACCTTCGACCCGGCGAAGTTCCCGGACCCGGCCAGGCTCAACGCGGACCTCCACGGCCAGGGCTTCCGCACCGTGTGGATGATCGACCCGGGGGTGAAGGCGGACTCCGGCTACGCCGTCTTCCGGTCCGGCGCCGGCGGCTGGGTGAAGACGGCTTCAGGCGAGGATTTCCAGGGCGACGTGTGGCCGGGGGCCTGCGTCTTCCCCGACTTCACCCGCCCCTCCGTGCGGGCGTGGTGGGCGGGCCTCTACGGCCCCTTCCTGGCCCAGGGGGTGGATGGCGTGTGGAACGACATGAACGAGCCCGCGGTCTTCGGGACGCCGGACGGCACCATGCCCGAGGACAACCGCCATGCCGGCGGAGACGGCCTTCCCGCCGGCCCCCACCGCCAGTACCACAACCTCTACGGCAACCTCATGGCCCAGGCCACCCGGGAGGGCCTTCTGGCCGCGCGCCCCGGGCTGCGCCCCTTCGTGCTGAGCCGGGCCCAGTTCCTGGGGGGCCAGCGCCACGCCGCCACCTGGACGGGGGACAACACCTCCACGGAGCGGGACCTCCTGCAGTCCATCCCCATGACCTTGAACCTGGGCCTGTCGGGCCAGCCCTTCAACGGCCCGGACCTGGGCGGCTACGCCGGCAGGGCGACCGCCGACCTGTGGGCCCGGTGGAGCGCCGTGGGGGCCTTCTTCCCCTTCTGCCGCGGCCACGCCGCCAAGGGCCCCCAGGACAAGGAGCCCTGGGCCTTCGGCGAGTCCGCCGAGCGCACCGCGCGCATCGCCCTGCTGCGCCGCTACCGGCTCCTGCCCTACCTCTACACCTGCTTCGAGGAGGCCTCGCGCACGGGGGTCCCGGTCATGCGCCCGCTCTTCCTGGCCGACCCCGGCAACCCCGCCCTGCGCAGCGAGGAACGCGCCTTCATGATCGGGCCGGACCTGCTGGTGGTGCCCGCCTGGGCCCAGGACGCCCCGAAGCCCAGGGGCGCGTGGATCCCGCTGGCCCTGGTGGAGGGCGAGGCAGGGGACCCGCTCCAGGCCCGGCTCTTCCTGCGCGCCGGCGCCATCCTGCCCCTGGGGCCGGAGATCCTGACCACCCGCGACGCCCCCGAGGGGGCCACGACGCTGCTGGTGGCGCTCGACGCCCGGGGTCGCGCCACGGGCCGGATCTACGCCGACGCGGGCGACGGATTCTCGTACCGCACCGGCGACTTCCGCCTGGCCACCTACGAAGCCAGGCGGAAGGGAAGGGGCGTGGGCCTGAGGCTGGCCGTCGTGCGCGGCGGCCGCCCCCCCGCGGCCCGGCCGCCACGGGTGGTCCTGCTTCACTGA
- a CDS encoding ATP-binding protein, which yields MSIHPPWRSVRGRLLIAAVAVEAAMLTLLVANSLRLLSGHMTEQAANHAAQMTPVLNAALVAPLAQRDFATLQAILEESRARQGIEYLSVLDATGRIAAQSGWPRDKPLPEPDHAFHLFGPGSRPTYNVASPVELAGQKLGTLRFGLDLRQIIAAHRQLLTQGLLIALGELVLTTGLITLLGLWLTRQLAHLTQASEWVAAGRLTFPPVAEGPDDVGRLGTAFNAMSRAVLERVEDLTAARDALERGRDELVAAKEAAEAGARSKAAFLASMSHEIRTPMNGILGMTDLALGSDLAPEQREQLGWVMSSAESLRTILNDILDFSKIDEGYMGLEIRPFHLPALLKEVAGPMAEVARQKGLALETRLGPGLPGRVLGDSHRLRQVLNNILSNALKFTMEGRIVLEADAVEEGRVRFSVTDTGIGIPEDKQVEIFSPFSQADSSTTRRFGGTGLGLAIAHKLVALMGGRLGLESAVGRGSRFEFTLPFDGAPEAKSPSEAAVSGPEPVPEGTRVLLVEDTPVNQALGRSILRKAGYQVSLAKDGVEALEMMETETFSLVLMDMQMPRMDGLEATRRIRAMERARGAAHVPVVALTANALDSDRQRCLESGMDAFLAKPFKMEEVIELVTRFAGI from the coding sequence ATGAGCATCCACCCTCCCTGGAGGTCCGTCCGGGGCCGCCTCCTCATCGCCGCGGTGGCGGTGGAGGCGGCGATGCTCACGCTGCTGGTGGCCAACAGCCTGCGGCTCCTGTCGGGGCACATGACCGAGCAGGCAGCGAACCACGCCGCGCAGATGACCCCCGTGCTCAACGCGGCCCTGGTGGCGCCCCTGGCCCAGCGGGACTTCGCGACCCTCCAGGCCATCCTGGAGGAGAGCCGGGCCCGCCAGGGGATCGAATACCTCTCCGTGCTGGACGCCACCGGCAGGATCGCCGCCCAGAGCGGCTGGCCCCGGGACAAGCCCCTGCCGGAGCCCGACCACGCCTTCCACCTCTTCGGTCCGGGCAGCAGGCCCACCTACAACGTGGCCTCCCCGGTGGAACTGGCCGGGCAGAAGCTGGGCACCCTCCGGTTCGGGCTGGACCTCCGCCAGATCATCGCGGCCCATCGCCAGCTGCTGACCCAGGGGCTGCTCATCGCCCTGGGCGAGCTGGTGCTCACGACCGGGCTCATCACCCTGCTCGGGCTGTGGCTCACCCGGCAGCTGGCCCACCTCACCCAGGCCAGCGAGTGGGTGGCCGCGGGCCGGCTCACCTTCCCGCCGGTGGCCGAGGGGCCCGACGATGTGGGGCGCCTGGGCACCGCCTTCAACGCCATGTCCCGGGCGGTGCTGGAGCGGGTGGAGGACCTCACCGCCGCACGGGACGCGCTGGAAAGGGGGCGGGACGAACTGGTGGCGGCCAAGGAGGCGGCGGAAGCCGGCGCCCGGTCCAAGGCGGCCTTCCTGGCCTCCATGAGCCATGAGATCCGGACCCCCATGAACGGCATCCTGGGCATGACGGACCTGGCCCTGGGCTCGGACCTGGCCCCGGAGCAGCGGGAGCAGCTGGGCTGGGTGATGTCCTCCGCCGAGAGCCTGCGCACCATCCTCAACGACATCCTGGACTTCTCGAAGATCGACGAAGGCTACATGGGCCTGGAGATCCGGCCCTTCCACCTGCCGGCCCTCCTGAAGGAGGTGGCGGGCCCCATGGCGGAGGTGGCCCGGCAGAAGGGGCTGGCCCTGGAGACCCGGCTCGGTCCCGGCCTTCCCGGGCGGGTGCTGGGCGACTCCCACCGGCTGCGCCAGGTGCTGAACAACATCCTGTCCAACGCCCTCAAGTTCACGATGGAAGGCCGGATCGTGCTGGAGGCCGACGCCGTGGAGGAGGGCCGGGTGCGCTTCTCCGTCACCGACACCGGCATCGGGATCCCCGAGGACAAGCAGGTGGAGATCTTCTCGCCCTTCTCCCAGGCGGATTCCTCCACCACCCGGCGCTTCGGGGGCACGGGCCTCGGGCTGGCCATCGCCCACAAGCTGGTGGCCCTCATGGGCGGGCGCCTCGGACTCGAGAGCGCCGTGGGGCGCGGGAGCCGCTTCGAGTTCACCCTCCCCTTCGACGGGGCGCCCGAGGCGAAGTCCCCGTCCGAGGCGGCCGTCTCCGGACCCGAACCCGTCCCTGAAGGGACCCGGGTGCTCCTGGTGGAGGACACGCCCGTGAACCAGGCCCTGGGGCGGAGCATCCTCCGGAAGGCCGGCTACCAGGTCTCCCTGGCCAAGGACGGCGTGGAGGCCCTGGAGATGATGGAGACGGAGACCTTCAGCCTGGTCCTCATGGACATGCAGATGCCCCGCATGGACGGCCTGGAGGCCACCCGGCGGATCCGCGCCATGGAGCGCGCCCGGGGCGCCGCCCACGTGCCCGTGGTGGCCCTCACCGCCAACGCCCTGGACTCCGACCGCCAGCGCTGCCTGGAGTCGGGCATGGACGCCTTCCTGGCCAAGCCCTTCAAGATGGAGGAAGTGATCGAGCTCGTCACGCGGTTCGCGGGCATCTGA
- a CDS encoding phosphate/phosphite/phosphonate ABC transporter substrate-binding protein, translating to MGIGHLAWKGFIRLALGLSLAAAEPAPLRIGVAPHTSARVILELYQPLRTHLEKALARPVEILTAPDFTEFARRGLAQEYDLAITTGHQARLFQADAGYLPLLTYKADFRAVAMVATKGKVKAVRDLKGTTAIGLSPTSLVTLWGQHWLKAQHLAEVPVRYVSAADSVAQLLLAGEGSAGFVSLANFQKLPPEVQAGLRILAESQPMAGRVYVLNARNAPQKARIDAALWAFAASREGGAYFEANKLEGYRKLKPGELKAMDPYAAEVRATLKAP from the coding sequence ATGGGCATCGGACACTTGGCGTGGAAGGGTTTCATCCGGCTCGCCCTGGGGCTTTCCCTTGCGGCCGCCGAACCCGCCCCCCTGCGCATCGGCGTGGCGCCCCACACCAGCGCCCGGGTGATCCTGGAGCTCTACCAGCCCCTGCGGACCCACCTGGAAAAGGCCCTGGCCCGGCCCGTGGAGATCCTCACGGCCCCCGACTTCACCGAATTCGCCCGCCGCGGCCTGGCCCAGGAGTACGACCTGGCCATCACCACCGGCCATCAGGCGCGGCTCTTCCAGGCCGACGCCGGCTACCTGCCCCTCCTCACCTACAAGGCCGACTTCAGGGCCGTGGCCATGGTCGCGACCAAGGGGAAGGTGAAGGCGGTCCGGGACCTCAAGGGCACCACCGCCATCGGCCTCAGCCCCACCTCCCTGGTCACCCTGTGGGGCCAGCACTGGCTGAAGGCCCAGCACCTCGCCGAGGTGCCCGTGCGGTACGTGAGCGCCGCCGACAGCGTCGCCCAGCTGCTCCTGGCGGGCGAGGGCAGCGCGGGGTTCGTGTCCCTGGCCAACTTCCAGAAGCTGCCCCCCGAGGTCCAGGCCGGCCTGCGGATCCTTGCGGAGAGCCAGCCCATGGCGGGCCGGGTCTACGTGCTCAACGCCCGCAATGCCCCCCAGAAGGCGCGGATCGACGCGGCCCTGTGGGCCTTCGCGGCCTCAAGGGAGGGCGGGGCCTACTTCGAGGCCAACAAGCTCGAGGGCTACCGCAAGCTGAAGCCAGGCGAGCTCAAGGCCATGGATCCGTACGCCGCCGAGGTCCGGGCGACCCTCAAGGCCCCATGA